In Lineus longissimus chromosome 13, tnLinLong1.2, whole genome shotgun sequence, one genomic interval encodes:
- the LOC135497687 gene encoding piggyBac transposable element-derived protein 4-like gives MDYDRFVLLNKFLHFADNTKAGDDDTIPRKLYKLWPILQHMKRRFPDVYQPERDVAIDESLMLWKGSLGWEQYIPSKRARFGIKSFEICKSSSAFILDFFVYTGVGTVYDPGLDEDLPMGSKVILTLGRQFFNKGYYINMENFFSSPGLYDELCARSTDAVGTIRPNHKGLPKDFLKQKLRKGEIKAAYSEKLMLLKWRDKKDVHMLSTIHDARTRQVARADPNKPPVMKPQVCCDYNDTMGDVDLSDAFFSAYPSSRKRLKKYYIKQFRHILDMAVLNAHILFKKMGGTSPRLSFILSLVDRLVGKYKVQQREKRAGRPSHSDTPLRLTERHFLTRIPPTPKEEYPQRKCHVCLSKGTRRDTRYMGNKCDKALCITPCFEIYLTSLSCAELCRTDIVPPIPLDHVSHPPVKFIAQRDVEESSMYTLLSQKGDKL, from the coding sequence GCTGTACAAATTGTGGCCAATACTCCAGCACATGAAGAGAAGATTCCCAGATGTTTATCAGCCAGAGAGAGACGTAGCTATCGACGAGTCCCTTATGCTGTGGAAGGGAAGTCTGGGGTGGGAACAGTACATCCCCTCCAAACGTGCACGCTTTGGGATAAAGTCGTTCGAGATATGCAAGTCCAGCTCAGCCTTCATCTTGGACTTCTTTGTTTACACAGGGGTGGGTACGGTCTATGATCCAGGGCTTGATGAGGACCTACCAATGGGTTCAAAAGTAATCCTGACACTTGGTCGGCAGTTCTTCAACAAAGGTTACTATATCAATATGGAaaacttttttagctcacctggtcTTTATGATGAACTTTGTGCAAGAAGCACTGATGCTGTTGGAACCATCAGGCCTAACCACAAAGGTCTACCCAAAGACTTTCTGAAGCAGAAACTTCGTAAGGGAGAGATCAAAGCTGCGTATAGTGAGAAGCTGATGCTTCTGAAGTGGAGAGATAAGAAGGACGTCCACATGCTCAGCACCATCCATGATGCCAGAACCAGGCAAGTAGCAAGAGCAGATCCAAATAAGCCACCAGTAATGAAACCACAAGTGTGCTGCGATTACAATGATACCATGGGTGATGTTGACCTGAGTGACGCCTTCTTTTCTGCCTACCCAAGTTCCCGGAAAAGGTTGAAAAAGTATTATATCAAGCAGTTCCGTCATATCCTGGATATGGCTGTACTGAATGCCCATATCTTGTTCAAGAAGATGGGAGGAACCAGTCCAAGACTAAGCTTCATTCTGTCACTGGTGGATAGGTTAGTTGGGAAGTACAAGGTACAACAGAGAGAGAAGAGGGCGGGGCGTCCGTCCCATAGTGACACTCCGTTGCGCCTCACTGAGCGTCACTTCCTTACCCGCATCCCCCCAACACCCAAGGAGGAGTACCCTCAAAGGAAATGTCATGTCTGCTTATCAAAAGGCACCAGGAGAGACACACGTTACATGGGTAACAAGTGTGACAAGGCTTTGTGCATTACTCCATGCTTTGAAATCTACCTAACCTCGCTAAGTTGTGCCGAGTTGTGCAGGACTGATATAGTTCCTCCCATTCCCCTGGATCATGTCTCTCACCCCCCAGTAAAATTTATTGCACAAAGAGATGTAGAAGAAAGTAGTATGTACACTCTTCTGTCCCAAAAAGGAGacaaattgtaa